The Triticum aestivum cultivar Chinese Spring chromosome 7B, IWGSC CS RefSeq v2.1, whole genome shotgun sequence genome window below encodes:
- the LOC123160303 gene encoding elongation factor 1-gamma 2, whose protein sequence is MALVLHSGSGNKNAFKALIAAEYCGVKVELPKNFEMGVSNKTPEFIKMNPLGKVPVLETPDGAVFESNAIARYVARSKGDNLLWGGSLIEYARVEQWMDFAATEVDPNIARWLYPRLGYRAFNAQDEEFGIAGLKRALEALNTHLASNTFLVGHSVTLADIVMTCNLYHGFARILTKTFTSEFPHVERYFWTMVNQPNFKKVIGEFKQAEVVPPVQKKAAPAKQKEAKKEAPKAAPKPAVVEAPEEEAPKPKPKNPLDLLPPSKMVLDDWKRLYSNTKSNFHDVAVKGFWEMYDPEGYSLWFCDYKYQEENTVSYVTLNKVGGFLQRMDLCRKYAFGKMLVIGSEAPFKVKGLWLFRGQDIPEFVMKEVYDMELYEWTKVDLSDEAQKKRVEAMIEDLEPFEGQALLDAKCFK, encoded by the exons ATGGCGCTC GTTTTGCATTCAGGCAGCGGCAACAAGAATGCCTTCAAGGCACTTATTGCTGCAGAGTACTGTGGGGTCAAGGTTGAGCTCCCCAAGAACTTCGAGATGGGTGTATCAAACAAAACCCCTGAATTCATCAAGATGAACCCCCTTGGGAAG GTTCCTGTTCTTGAGACTCCTGATGGTGCTGTTTTTGAGAGCAATGCTATTGCACGCTATG TTGCTCGCTCAAAGGGTGACAACCTGCTTTGGGGTGGTTCTCTTATTGAATAT GCACGTGTTGAGCAATGGATGGACTTTGCTGCCACAGAGGTTGATCCCAATATCGCAAGGTGGTTGTACCCAAGGCTTGGTTATAGGGCTTTCAATGCCCAG GATGAGGAATTCGGCATTGCTGGATTAAAGAGGGCCCTTGAAGCATTGAACACACACCTGGCATCAAACACATTCCTTGTTGGGCATTCTGTCACTCTGGCTGATATTGTCATGACATGCAACCTCTACCATGGTTTTGCTCGGATCTTGACCAAGACTTTCACATCTGAGTTCCCTCATGTTGAGAGGTACTTCTGGACCATGGTTAACCAGCCTAACTTCAAGAAGGTCATTGGCGAATTCAAGCAGGCAGAGGTTGTACCTCCTGTTCAGAAGAAGGCTGCTCCTGCTAAACAAAAGGAGGCCAAGAAAGAGGCTCCCAAGGCGGCCCCAAAGCCAGCAGTAGTTGAGGCACCAGAGGAAGAGGCACCAAAGCCTAAGCCCAAAAATCCCCTTGATCTACTGCCACCAAGCAAGATGGTACTTGATGACTGGAAGAGGCTATACTCAAACACTAAGAGCAACTTCCATGATGTTGCTGTTAAAG GTTTCTGGGAGATGTATGACCCAGAGGGCTACTCTCTGTGGTTCTGTGACTACAAGTACCAGGAAGAGAACACCGTGTCGTACGTGACCCTGAACAAGGTCGGCGGGTTCCTGCAGCGGATGGATCTGTGCCGCAAGTATGCTTTTGGCAAGATGCTCGTGATTGGTTCTGAGGCGCCCTTCAAGGTCAAGGGGCTGTGGCTCTTCCGTGGGCAGGACATCCCTGAGTTCGTCATGAAGGAGGTCTATGACATGGAGCTCTACGAGTGGACCAAGGTTGACCTCTCTGACGAGGCCCAGAAGAAGCGCGTGGAAGCCATGATCGAGGACCTTGAGCCGTTCGAGGGGCAGGCCTTGCTGGACGCCAAGTGCTTCAAGTAA